One window from the genome of Rhinolophus ferrumequinum isolate MPI-CBG mRhiFer1 chromosome 10, mRhiFer1_v1.p, whole genome shotgun sequence encodes:
- the TSPAN11 gene encoding tetraspanin-11 isoform X2, with protein sequence MAHDKVEQDDWLILYLKYLLFVFNFFFWVGGAAVLAVGVWTLVEKSGYLSVLASSTFAASAYILIFAGALVMVTGFLGFGAIIREDRSCLSTYFCLLLVIFLVELVAGVLAHVYYQRLSDELKQHLTRTLSENYGQPGASEITTSVDRLQQDFKCCGSNSSADWQHSTYILSQEAEGRQVPDSCCKTVVARCGQRAHPSNIYKVEGGCITKLEQFLANHLLLMGAVGIGVACLQKHEGKCLGPGGQLEPVRKRPGRSTSVGSDLRNGSHLLLTPEAPAALSLMANCVPL encoded by the exons GTGGGCGGGGCCGCCGTCCTGGCCGTAGGCGTGTGGACCCTGGTGGAGAAGAGCGGCTACCTCAGCGTCCTGGCCTCCAGCACCTTCGCCGCCTCTGCCTACATCCTCATCTTCGCGGGCGCCCTGGTCATGGTGACTGGCTTTCTGGGCTTTGGCGCCATCATCCGGGAGGACAGGAGCTGCCTCTCCACG TATTTCTGCCTGTTGCTGGTGATCTTCCTCGTTGAGCTGGTGGCGGGGGTCCTGGCCCACGTGTACTACCAGAGG CTGAGTGATGAACTGAAGCAGCACTTGACCAGGACTTTGTCTGAGAACTACGGGCAGCCTGGAGCCTCCGAGATCACCACCTCAGTAGACCGTCTACAGCAGGAT TTCAAGTGCTGTGGAAGCAACAGCTCGGCCGACTGGCAGCACAGCACCTACATTCTGTCCCAGGAGGCCGAGGGCCGCCAGGTGCCCGACAGCTGCTGCAAGACGGTGGTGGCCCGCTGTGGCCAGAGGGCCCACCCCTCCAACATCTACAAAGTGGAG GGCGGCTGCATCACCAAGCTGGAGCAGTTCCTGGCCAACCACCTGCTGCTCATGGGGGCGGTGGGCATCGGGGTGGCCTGCCTGCAG aaacatgaaggaaaatgcctggggcctgggggccAACTTGAACCTGTAAGGAAGAGACCTGGGAGGAGTACGAGTGTGGGCTCAG ACCTGCGGAATGGTTCTCACCTGCTGCTTACACCGGAGGCTCCAGCTGCATTGTCACTAATGGCCAACTGTGTCCCCCTCTGA
- the TSPAN11 gene encoding tetraspanin-11 isoform X1: MAHDKVEQDDWLILYLKYLLFVFNFFFWVGGAAVLAVGVWTLVEKSGYLSVLASSTFAASAYILIFAGALVMVTGFLGFGAIIREDRSCLSTYFCLLLVIFLVELVAGVLAHVYYQRLSDELKQHLTRTLSENYGQPGASEITTSVDRLQQDFKCCGSNSSADWQHSTYILSQEAEGRQVPDSCCKTVVARCGQRAHPSNIYKVEGGCITKLEQFLANHLLLMGAVGIGVACLQKHEGKCLGPGGQLEPVRKRPGRSTSVGSGRSWGCPSRAPCPAGTGELGSSGIIIRNMTTGMGVLGLPHPRLVLDEPLAGREEKRRKKEEETNEEQSRGIEVFCVLETRKKWLPSTVLLCLGRVLEPLRFR; the protein is encoded by the exons GTGGGCGGGGCCGCCGTCCTGGCCGTAGGCGTGTGGACCCTGGTGGAGAAGAGCGGCTACCTCAGCGTCCTGGCCTCCAGCACCTTCGCCGCCTCTGCCTACATCCTCATCTTCGCGGGCGCCCTGGTCATGGTGACTGGCTTTCTGGGCTTTGGCGCCATCATCCGGGAGGACAGGAGCTGCCTCTCCACG TATTTCTGCCTGTTGCTGGTGATCTTCCTCGTTGAGCTGGTGGCGGGGGTCCTGGCCCACGTGTACTACCAGAGG CTGAGTGATGAACTGAAGCAGCACTTGACCAGGACTTTGTCTGAGAACTACGGGCAGCCTGGAGCCTCCGAGATCACCACCTCAGTAGACCGTCTACAGCAGGAT TTCAAGTGCTGTGGAAGCAACAGCTCGGCCGACTGGCAGCACAGCACCTACATTCTGTCCCAGGAGGCCGAGGGCCGCCAGGTGCCCGACAGCTGCTGCAAGACGGTGGTGGCCCGCTGTGGCCAGAGGGCCCACCCCTCCAACATCTACAAAGTGGAG GGCGGCTGCATCACCAAGCTGGAGCAGTTCCTGGCCAACCACCTGCTGCTCATGGGGGCGGTGGGCATCGGGGTGGCCTGCCTGCAG aaacatgaaggaaaatgcctggggcctgggggccAACTTGAACCTGTAAGGAAGAGACCTGGGAGGAGTACGAGTGTGGGCTCAG GACGGTCGTGGGGCTGCCCTAGCAGGGCCCCGTGTCCTGCAGGGACAGGGGAGTTGGGCTCCAGCGGCATCATTATCAGGAACATGACCACAGGCATGGGCGTCCTTGGCCTGCCACATCCTCGTCTGGTCCTGGATGAACCCttggctgggagggaggagaagaggaggaagaaggaagaggagacaaaTGAAGAGCAAAGCCGGGGAATAGAGGTGTTCTGCGTTTTAGAGACCAGGAAGAAGTGGCTTCCCAGCACTGTCCTGCTCTGTCTGGGCAGGGTGCTAGAGCCCCTCAGGTTCAGGTAG